From Campylobacter showae:
GTAAAGCATGACACATATGCTATTTTATTTTAACTACCGTAAAACCATTTTATGTATGTTTGATTGTCGTCAAAATTGTTTACATAACTTTAGGTTTATTCCAAAGGTTATAGTTGCATTTTTTACCATCCCGCCACGCTCCTTTTAACTTCGCGGACGAGTGAAGCCCGCCCTTGCGACGAGGGATTTCACCCCCTCACCCACCTAAAGCACACGTCGGCGCGTCGGCCTCCGCGTATAGTGCAGTTTTTAATCATTTTTCAGCCCTTTTTTATCTTTATATTATTAAAATTTAGATGCAAATTTATACAGCGGAGACGTTCAAATGAACGATTTATTTATCGGCGTCGTATTCTATTTTGCTTTTATGTTTTTCGGACTTCTTTTTCTTGCTATTTGCGCTTTTTGGTATATTTCTATCCCGCTATTTTGTATTTACGTGTATTTTAAATATTTCAGAAAAGAGAGAAAATTTAAGGCTAGAGTTCTAGAGCCCTAAAACTCTTTTACAAGCTTTAAGGCTATTTCATAATAATCTCCAAACTCCTTAAATTCTATTTTTTAAATTAAAGAATATGGATTTACAGTTGCAAATCAAACCACTAAACAACTGCTATAATAGCAAGCTTAAACGTCACACTAGTTTTAATTTAGCTAAATTTTACGTCAAATTTTGACTATTTTGCCGCTACGATTACTCGCTCGTAGTGTGTAATGATTTTATTATGAATGAGTAGCGAGATATAAATCACCGCGCCGCCTAGGCATAGTCTTAGTATATCCGCATCTTTATGCCAAAATACTAAATTTACGATGATGGCTGCAGGTATGAGGGCGTTATTCATGATAGCTAGAGTTCCGCTATCTACCTCACATGCGCCTTTGTTTCATAAAAAATACCCTAGACCGCTAGCTCCGACACCAAGCCGGAGTATAGCCGAGTTTAGAAGCGGTATCACCGCTTCTAATGTTTATAGGCTTATCTCTTTTATATCGGCGATCTTGAGGAATTCCGCGTAAATTTGCCCCACGAGCGCAAGGCGGTTTTTACGCACAAGCTCGTCCTCGGCGTTTATCATTACGTTGTCGAAAAACTCGTCTATCGCGGCTTTTAGACCGAAAAGATTTTTTAGGCGTTCGCTGTATGGGCCGCCGGCTTTTACCGCAGCCTTAAAGGCGTCGTTTAGCTTTTTCTCGCTCTCGTTTTCAAATTTCGCCTCGTCTACCGCGCCGAAATTTTCATCCTTGATAATGTTTGCTAGACGCTTAAACGTGCTGAAATTTTGTCTAAAGTCCTCTGCCGCGCAGATCGCGCCTAGAGCCTCGATCGCCTCGCACTGCGCAAGCACGTCGCCTTTTTTGCTAGCTAGGCAGGCCTTTATGACGGACGGGTTCACGTCAAAAAATGTATAAAGCCTATCAAATATAAATCCTATCAGCGCCTCGACGTCAAATTTAGCGTAGCCCTCCGCCGTCTCGCGCAAAAACGCCGCTATATCAAGGTTTAGATTTTCGCTTTGGATGATCTTGATGACGCCGTTAGCCGCGCGGCGCAGTGCATACGGGTCCTTGTTGCCGCTTGGGATCTTGCCCGCGCTAAAGAGCCCGATTAGCGTCTCGAGCTTGATCGCGAGCGCGACGACGGAGCTAAAAATAGTGCTAGGTAGCGCGCTAGCCTCGCCGCTTGGCAGATACTGCTCCTTGATCGCGGTTACGACGTTTTCATTTTCGCCCTTTGCCGCCGCGTAGTAGCCGCCCATCACGCCTTGAAGCTCGGTAAATTCATACACCATCTGCGTGGTTAGATCGGCCTTGCTTAGCATCACGGCGCGCTCTAGTAGCGCCTCGTAGCCCTCTCCCGCGCACGCTTTTAGACGATCGGCGCAGATTTTGGCTAGTCGTTTTGCGACGCCCAGCTCGCGCACGCTCTTTTCATAAGTACTGCCGAGTTCCTTTAGATAGGTGATATTTTTTAGCTTTTCCGGGCCGAACTCATGCGCCAGGTCGCTACGCCAGAAAAACATCGCGTCGCTAAGTCTCGCGCGCAAAACCTTTTCGTTGCCTTTCACGATGAGCGCTGGCTCTGGCGAGATGGCGTTGCTAACGACTACGAAGCGATTAGCGAGCTTGCCGCCCTCAAAAACGGGAAAATACCTCTGATTTTCCTTCATCGAGGTGATGATGACCTCGCTAGGCACCTCCAAAAATTCCCGCTCAAAGCCGCCAAGCAGCGCAGTCGGATGCTCGGTGATCGATACGACCTCGTCTAGCAGCGCCTCGTCCACCTCGACCATTACGCCGTTTTTAGCCTCGATCTGTTTAAACTCGCTCAAAATTTTCTCTCGGCGCGCGTTTTGATCGAGGATTACGCCGATTTTAGGCATCGCGGCGAAATAATCTTTTGCATTTTTAACGGCAAATTTATCGTAGCTTACGCTTCTATGCATGAAAATACTATCGCCGCTTTCCACGTCAAATTTATTAAATTTAACAACCTTGTCTCCAAGCAGGCACAAAAACGAGCGTACCGGGCGGATAAACTCAAATTTACCCTCGCCCCAGCGCATAGATTTGCCAAAATTTAAGCTCAGCAAAAACTTCTCGATCATATCTCCCAGAAGCTCCGCGCTTGGCTTACCCACGACGGGTTTTTTGTAGTAGAGCACCTCTTTGCCGCCGACGGTTTCAAATTTTAGCTCGGACTCTGCGATGCCGCATTTTTTAGCAAAGCTTAGCGCGGCAGGCGTCCATGCGCCGTCTTTTTGCGCGACTTGCCTCGGCGCGCCGATAAACTCGCTAAAACCATCCTCCTGACGCACCGCAAATTTAGGGTGATAAAACGCGATCCTGCGCGGCGTGTAATAAAACTCGCACTCGCTATCCAGGCCGTTTTGCGCTAGCGTCTCGCGCCATTTCGCCGCGACGTTGCCGCACTCTTTTAAAAACGGGATCGCCGGCAGCTCCTCGACGCCGATCTCCACGATCAGTTCTTTTGTTTCGCTCATTTTTTATCCTTTTTTAAATTTTGTCTTCTTTTGCTTCTCTCAAGCGTCTGCGTGACGAATCCGCGCATCAAAAATATCATAAAAAGCACGAATGCGCCCAGCACCAATGCGTCAATTATCTTCATTTTCTATCCAAATTTGGGGTTCGTTTTTATAGTTCACGACGCGAACAGAGGTGAAAACCGCCTCTTTTTCGTTGCGCGGTTTGCCCTTTGCGCCGTAAATTTTAATATCTCCGTACGGCGTGTAGAGTCTGCCGTTTCGCACTTCGCCGCCGATACGGCTAAACATGTCGCCGGGGCGGGCTTGCTTTAGGTTTTTAGCATCCAGCATCTGCTCACGCGGATCTTGCGTTTCATCATAAATTTTCACCGCATAATGCGAGCTGATCTCAAGATTTCCCTTAAATTCATCTAGGCTGTTTACCGCTACGTCCATGACCCAGCCGGGCTTTGCGTCGTTTTTTGGCTCGTAAACGTAGATGCCGCGCTTATCCTGCGCTAGCGTGAAGCCTTTTTTGTCCTTTTGCACGACCGTAGCGCGTTTTAACAAAACTGGCAAATTTGACTTCTTTGATAGCTCGCCGACCCGCGCCTCGGCTATATGTTGCAGCGTATTTTTAGCGTTTTTATGAAAATTTAGCCTAAAAACCAGCGCGAAATGATCCGAAATTTGCGCTCCGTCTCGCTCAACCTTAAAGCTGTTTAAAACGTAATTTTGGCTAAGCGCGTCCTTTGAGAGCAGGACGTGATCAAGCGCGTTTAGGCTAGTGTGCGAGTAGCGCTCGTGCTTTGGCAAAAACGCCCAGAGATTGGCTAAATTTTTACTAGTTTCAAAATCGCCCAACAGCTCTTTATCTCCATATGGCGCGTTAAAATCGCCCAAAACCACGACCTTTTGGGTATCTACTAAGGCTGATTTTAGCGTGATAAAAGCCGTTTTTCGCTGCTTTAGAGGGTTTTTTCTCGCAGGAAAATGCAAATTTAAAAGGCTAAATTTTTGCCCATCAGCTTCAAAATCAAGCTTTAAAATATCTCTGGTTTTAACGTTTGGTACGCTGACAATTTGCGTTTTTTCAGGCTTTATG
This genomic window contains:
- the glyS gene encoding glycine--tRNA ligase subunit beta → MSETKELIVEIGVEELPAIPFLKECGNVAAKWRETLAQNGLDSECEFYYTPRRIAFYHPKFAVRQEDGFSEFIGAPRQVAQKDGAWTPAALSFAKKCGIAESELKFETVGGKEVLYYKKPVVGKPSAELLGDMIEKFLLSLNFGKSMRWGEGKFEFIRPVRSFLCLLGDKVVKFNKFDVESGDSIFMHRSVSYDKFAVKNAKDYFAAMPKIGVILDQNARREKILSEFKQIEAKNGVMVEVDEALLDEVVSITEHPTALLGGFEREFLEVPSEVIITSMKENQRYFPVFEGGKLANRFVVVSNAISPEPALIVKGNEKVLRARLSDAMFFWRSDLAHEFGPEKLKNITYLKELGSTYEKSVRELGVAKRLAKICADRLKACAGEGYEALLERAVMLSKADLTTQMVYEFTELQGVMGGYYAAAKGENENVVTAIKEQYLPSGEASALPSTIFSSVVALAIKLETLIGLFSAGKIPSGNKDPYALRRAANGVIKIIQSENLNLDIAAFLRETAEGYAKFDVEALIGFIFDRLYTFFDVNPSVIKACLASKKGDVLAQCEAIEALGAICAAEDFRQNFSTFKRLANIIKDENFGAVDEAKFENESEKKLNDAFKAAVKAGGPYSERLKNLFGLKAAIDEFFDNVMINAEDELVRKNRLALVGQIYAEFLKIADIKEISL
- a CDS encoding endonuclease/exonuclease/phosphatase family protein: MKFTANRLFALFFAALFFAVFAAGAELKIATFNAQNLFDAKNDGSEYKDFVVGKSEWNEKKASAKFKAVSAKIKELNADIIALQEIENEQILKELMKEAGYKYFAFSKGKNGPVGLAVLSRIKPEKTQIVSVPNVKTRDILKLDFEADGQKFSLLNLHFPARKNPLKQRKTAFITLKSALVDTQKVVVLGDFNAPYGDKELLGDFETSKNLANLWAFLPKHERYSHTSLNALDHVLLSKDALSQNYVLNSFKVERDGAQISDHFALVFRLNFHKNAKNTLQHIAEARVGELSKKSNLPVLLKRATVVQKDKKGFTLAQDKRGIYVYEPKNDAKPGWVMDVAVNSLDEFKGNLEISSHYAVKIYDETQDPREQMLDAKNLKQARPGDMFSRIGGEVRNGRLYTPYGDIKIYGAKGKPRNEKEAVFTSVRVVNYKNEPQIWIENEDN